The Chlorocebus sabaeus isolate Y175 chromosome 20, mChlSab1.0.hap1, whole genome shotgun sequence genomic sequence TACAACTTGCTGATGGATTTGGATATGTAGGGTGAGGAAAAGAATAATCCAGAACTCCCGGATTTTAGGCAACAGCAACTACGTAGAGAGAGTTCACAGAGTTTGTGAACTCTGAATTTGGTATCAGGTTGGCTGGGAGAAGGGCCTACAGGGTTTGTGAAATGTAAACAAGAGCTTCCTGACGCTGCTCTGTGACTCGTGCTAAATTTTCTGGGGGTGGGAGACTCAGAGTAGTCATACCCAATCCGTGAACCCAACATTCACAGAGTTCTTTAAGCCAGAAACTTCTTGCTATCTTGCCGCCTCTACAACCAAGCCAGACATGTGTAATTGATGGTGGCACCCAGGCAGGCTACTCCTGAAACAGGACCAAGGCTCCTGGCATGTACTGTGGAGCTCCACTCCTCCCCCCGATGCCCTGAAGCCCCTCTTCTCTTGGTCTCTTACCCGTTTCCTGCTGACCAGAACTGCTTTTTCATCAGCTCCCTGCACTCCCCAGTGCCTCATGCTTCTCTGAGGCGCCAACCCCACACCAGGGCTACAAACCACCTCCCCCACTCCTACCCCGTGTTCAGAGTAGAAAAACCCTCCTGCTCAAGCTGGAGACACAGCATCTCCATCCCCAGACCCTGTCCCACCATGCTCCCTTGGACTCCTTAGATTCCTTCAGGCCGGGCtgactctctctcctgctccacccagCGGCTATGCCAGGCTTTCGCCTTCCTAAAGCTCAAACAGTGTGCCTTCCAAACACAAACCCCGCCCCTCCCTGCTTCAGGTTCTTCCATGACTCCCCAGTCCTCTGGGACAAAAGTTAAACTCCCATCTGGTATTCAAGACCCCTGACACTTACATGGTGAAAGGGCAACAGAAGAAAAACCCCTAACATCCAGACCTGACTTTCCCTCCGCCCCACTGTCACTATCAGCCTTCAGAGATCTTAAAACCAAATAGCTTCAGACTCTCGGCATGTATCATACACGTTCACATTCCAGACTCTTCCGGATATGATTCCCCTTATCCAGGCTGGTTTCCTGGGGAATGTAACACTGTGCCCAAGGTAGGCGTGAGGCAAATCTTCGTTAAATGAGTAACTGTTTCAAACTCCAGTTTACCatcgcctcctccaggaagccttccatcACCAATCCCTCTTCTGCCAAGAGAACACCTTGATCACCTTGTGCTGTAACTGCCTGTTTCCATAACTATTTCCCTGCCTAGAATGAACTTTGTAAGGAAAAGCACAGATTGGGTATGACTACTCTGGGTCTCCCATCCCCAGAAAGTTTAGCACAAGTCACAGAGCAGCCTCAAGAAGCCCAGGAAGCCCTTGTTTACATTTCACACACCCTTTAGGCCCTTCTCCCAGCCAGCCTGATACCAAATGTGGCTACCTCCTAAGAGATACACCCACCTCCTTCAATTTCAGAGGGGTGGGCATTGTGTTTCCACACCTCCTTCCCATCCTGCTCAAGTCCCTTGTTGGGTCCACAGGAGCTGTGCCCAGCACCCACTGGCTCTTGTCCTATCTGTCCCAGCAGGGGTCCCACAGGTGCACAAGTGAGGTCTGCGAGGGCACCAACAGGAATGCAATCTACTCAATTACTATTTAGGCCCTGACATTAAATTCTAGTCACCTCTAGGAATCGGGCCAGGGGTAAGTGATATTGGGCTGAGGctgggctgggggttgggggacaaCGATCAGGGGTACCAGCAGTCACCTCTAGGACTCAAGGGCCTTGGATCACCTCAGGGAATCAGTGGCACTGGGAGTCACCTCTTTGGAGTCAAGGATGCTTGGAGATCCCCCACTGGGGGGTCAGGCATTGGGCAACTTGGGGTTAAGAGCTGGGGATATTGGGAAGTTGCCTCTGGGGAATAAGGGGTGAGGGTGCTGGGGTTACCTCTGGGGAGTAAGGGGTGAGGGTGCTGGGGTCACCTCTGGGGAGTAAGGGTGAGGGGTGCTGGGGTCACCTCTGAGGGTTGGGTTCGTTATGCTTGTCGCGGTCGTGCTTGATCATGCGGTAGCGGCCGATTCGGATGTCTGGGCGTGAGATCTTCATCCCAGTGAGGGAGATCCTGAGGATAGGGATGGACAGACTGGAACAGGCCCCAGGAAGGGCAAGGAACCCCACCCAGTCTGTacctcaccccccacccacccagcctATTCCCCACCCTGTGCTTACTCACCGGTTGAAGATGTCATCATCCTCGCCACCCCAGCCCCAGTACTCGTTGGGGAAGCCATTGATTCTCAGAAACTGAGCCTTACTCAGGCCTGACACACCTCCAAAGTAGCCAGCATAGGGCAGCCTGTGGCATGGGAAGTCAGGTGTCAGTAAGGGTCCCAAGGAGACTCCAGGGGAAGAACCAGAGACTGGGTTGGGGGGACCCAGAGACTGGTTGTCCAATGGGGTCCACGGAGGATCCAGCCTCGCCAGTGGGGTCTGGGCTGGGGCCAGGAGCAAGCGGGGCCCTGGGGCTAGAAGTGGGTCTGTGTCTGGTGGGGGCAGGAGGGCTGGGTCTAGTTGAGAAGACAGCCCTCACCGGAAGCCAAACTTGTCCATGGCAATGGCAAAGTGGCGGGGTTGGTCGCCGCAGCGGTATAGGTTGCGGTCATCCATGGGGACCAGGTCCACATCACTGAAGATGAAGCAGTCATAGGCGGCATCCTCCTTCAGCGCCTCTAGGAAGCCCACGTTGAGCAGCTTGGCCCGGTTGAAGGTGTCCTCACCATGCTGGGTGAGGGGAGGAGCAGGTCAGCTCTGGGCCTGTGACCAGCAAGCACCTGCCCTTTGCCACTCTCCAGAGCAGTCTGTGGGGATTTACCAGCCCCCTCACTGCCTGGCTCCTCCAGGCTCTCAAGATCTAGTCCAGCTTCTCGACCGGGATCTGGCCTGCAAAGGCCTTTCATATGTGGCTCCAACCTCCTCTCTGGCCACTGCCCTCATATCCTGAGGCCCAGCCACACAACATCCCTCAGCAGCCCCAGAATATGCCAGACTCTTCCTTGCCTCCAGGCCTTGGGGTTAGCAGTACCTGTGCTTGTCACACTCAGGGCTGGAGCGGCTCCCCTGACCAAACTTCCCCACCCCAGTACACTTATTCCCTCCTTCCCGTGGGCTTCCTTTATGCCAATACCCAATGACAACGATGGGTGGAGTTCTCATCTCACTCGCTCATTCAAACACGCCCTGTGGCTCTCTCTCCTTTGTGCTAGTGGGGATTCCGGAGATGGCCAGCCCTGGTCCCACTCCTGCTGTGTATACAGTCATGCAGTGAGACAAACAACGAATGCCCCAAATGACCAGTGTCTAAGATGCAGGAGCCATGGGGACTGCAGCAGGAGCCTCAGGCTCCCTGGAGCTGCATCCAGCTGCCTGGGCAGCCTCTGAGACCAGGACACGTCTGGGCTAGATTCACTTCTCTCTCCAACAAAATGACAAGCAGAGGGCCTACAGGCAGTCACAGCCCAGTGAGTCTGGGGTCCCCTGAGAATTGGGGCTGCAGGAGTCCAGGCCATGCAGGCCTAAGCACCAAACTCTGGACTAGCAGAGAGCATTCAATGGGAGGAGCTGACCCCTGAGCCCCTGCCCCAACAAACAGCCTCCAGGCTAGAGCCAGAAAGGTTCCTGGAGAGGGGCCGGTGAGTGGCCTTTCTGGAATGAGTGGAGAGAAAGGCCCTCCTCTCCACCAGCAAAGCCACTGCTGGAAGAGGTGGGAGCTGCTCCCCTCTGGAACCCTGACCTGCCCAACCCCGCCggctctcttccctccctctcctgcacCTCCTCTTCTCCCCGCCCTTGGAGAGACCGTCACTTTCCTCCCAGCTCATCAGCACTCCTCCTGACCTCTCACCAGCCAGGAGCCCTGTGTCTCTCCCACATGGCTCATAAACATGCTCAATCCTCTcccatctgaaaaaacaaacctCCCTCCAGCCACCATCCTACCTTTTGCCTTCCCTTCtcagcaggaattttttttttaaagagttgtcTCTAATTGGTTACTTCCATTTCGTCAAATCCGATTCCTTCTTCAACCCACTGCAATCTGCTTCCGCCCCCACCATGCCCCTGAAATGGCTCTCGCTGGGCCCACCTTGTTGCTAAATCCACTGGACGAGTCTTGGTCCACATCCCTCCTCACACCCCCACAGTGCCCATGCAGCTGCCATGTCTCCTTCCTGACACTGACTGCTGGGTTTCCGGGATCCCACACTCCCCTAGGTCTCCTCCGGCCCTTCTGGCCAAGCCTCTCAGCCTCTGTAGTGGCCTCTTTCTCCCTCCATCCCTGAAGTGCTGGCTTCCTCCTCTCATGCCCCTTGCTACCTGGCAGGTCAGACGTTGTTGGTTTTAGGGACCAGACCGTCTACATCCTGGTGCTCCCAGATCCCTCTCTCCACTGCAGACCTCCCTTCTGGGTCCAGACTCATTTGTCTAACTGCCTGCTAAACATGTACTTCCCACAGGCACTCAAACTCATCACACGCAAGAAAGGATTCAGAGTCACACTCCCCCAGAACTGGCCCAGCTCCTGTGTCCCCATCTCACTCACAGGCACAGCCATCCCCACAGCCAACAGCCGAGGCGGAAACCCTTGCGCTGTCCTGACGTCGCTCTTTTCTAACTCTCCACTACTTGCGCAACATCCCCACTTCTTCCCCGAGACTCCCGCCCCACTCATCCGCAGGGTCACCGCCTCTCTCCTAGGTATTGTCCTCTCTTCCAGACGGGCCACCCTGCCTCTAATCTCCCCTTTCCATCCATGCTCGATATGCAACCAGAGCAACCTTTCTACAAGGCAAACACGCAAGTCACTCTCCCCTTACAACCTTACATGGTGCCCTGCCACCTTTGCGCTGGACTTACTGCCAGCATGCCTCCCAAGACACTTCTCAGTTTGACCTCCAACTCCTCCAGCCTCATCTTTGCTACCCAGCCCACATGCTGGACATACAGTCCACACCTCAGCCAATAAATGGTGAACACAAGGCCAGTTCTCTCACTGGGCCTGCATCCTCCAGgtccctctgcctagaatactGGCTTCTCTAGACTCTGATGCCTATTCATCCCTCAAGACCCATCTCAGCAACTGCTTCCCAACCCCAGGGCTGGGCCAGGGCCCTCTGTGCTCCCACGGCCCCCTGCTCCACCTCCACTTGCACCCCATCATACAGGAGGGACCCAAGTCCAAGACTACGAGGTCTCTgtggtcggggggtgggggggacctGCATCAGAAGTCCCTTCTGGGACCCAGTGGCCAGTCCTAGCCAGGCCCACCAAAAGCCTTAAGATGCTGAGCTGAGTGCCCTGGCCTCCACTGTGGCTGGCACCTACCCCAAAGGGTTCTGCAGGCTTCACCCTTCTTTCAGGGTCTAACTCCCTCTCCTCAGGGCCCTCAACACCTCCTCCTACAGCATACcctaggcctgcaccaccatgggGTGAGGCCTGCCAAGGCTAGAGAGTGGGGCTCAACCCCTTCTGAGACCATGCACACCCCTGCCAGTGTGCATGCcaacactcacatgcacacactgtGTGCACACATTCCTGTGCACACTGACAAACACAGACTACCCATGCCCAGGTACATCCACATATCCACATGGCCATGGGCAGACAAGGACCCACAAATGCCCCAACCCACATATACACCAACAGGCACATGGGCCCCCACATGGGCACCTGGTTGATGACATAGACACCGTAGCGCAGCCGCTGCCGCCTCAAGATGGGGTGTAGATAGTGGAGCCAGTAGCGCAGGTGGTGTTCCCGGTGTCTAAAGGGGATGATGACCGCCACCGtctgggctggggtgcagtcgGGCGGTGTGTATCGGCCACCCATGAGCACGCCTGGGTTCTCCCTCTGCACCCGCTCCAGGGGCATGGGTGAGGTGAACTCGATCAGCAG encodes the following:
- the B4GALT2 gene encoding beta-1,4-galactosyltransferase 2, which encodes MSRLLGGTLERVCKAVLLLCLLHFLVAVILYFDVYAQHLAFFSRFSARGPARALHPAASSSSSSNCSRPNATASSSGLPEVPSARPGPTAPMLPPCPDSPPGLVGRLLIEFTSPMPLERVQRENPGVLMGGRYTPPDCTPAQTVAVIIPFRHREHHLRYWLHYLHPILRRQRLRYGVYVINQHGEDTFNRAKLLNVGFLEALKEDAAYDCFIFSDVDLVPMDDRNLYRCGDQPRHFAIAMDKFGFRLPYAGYFGGVSGLSKAQFLRINGFPNEYWGWGGEDDDIFNRISLTGMKISRPDIRIGRYRMIKHDRDKHNEPNPQRFTKIQNTKLTMKRDGIGSVRYQVLEVSRQPLFTNITVDIGRPPSWPPRG